In Chlamydiales bacterium STE3, a single genomic region encodes these proteins:
- a CDS encoding UDP-N-acetylmuramoyl-L-alanyl-D-glutamate--2,6- diaminopimelate ligase (Product derived from UniProtKB/Swiss-Prot:Q253Y4;Gene name derived from UniProtKB/Swiss-Prot:Q253Y4;EC number derived from UniProtKB/Swiss-Prot:Q253Y4), with translation MKLKKLIKDIPDLAIKGPKELEITGICANSKFVSPGNLFIAKKGFIDDGNYYISEAIASGAVAILTDIYDPSLKNVTQLISSKVAMLEGLLATTYYHSPSDDLFITGITGTNGKTTTSFLIKHLLDSLKHSTGLIGTIEYIIGKHRYQATRTTPDVLANQKMLREMLLQNCTDAVMEVTSHALDQGRVAGIEFDVAIFTNLTLDHLDYHKSMDDYCRAKNRLFRQLSLPGKKNKKVAIINLDCPWSSKIIEGCTAHILTYGIENDAALTASEIEFNAQGTKFMISYKGQKYLCKNPLIGRFNIYNCLAAIAALIARGKKIEEVLPFLESLPSVPGRLERVPNSLGINVYVDFAHSDDSLINVLKTLQEVKKGKMITVFGCGGDRDRLKRPKMAMAAEANSDLCIVTSDNPRSEDPVSICAEITKGFADPSKYIVEIDRKKAISLAIEHAHSNDIVLIAGKGHETYQIFAHKTLEFDDRKVAYQICQERS, from the coding sequence ATGAAGTTAAAAAAGCTCATAAAAGACATTCCGGATCTAGCCATAAAAGGTCCTAAGGAATTAGAAATCACGGGAATTTGTGCAAATTCAAAATTTGTCAGTCCAGGAAATTTGTTCATCGCTAAAAAAGGTTTTATAGATGACGGTAACTACTATATTAGCGAAGCGATTGCAAGTGGTGCTGTCGCGATTTTGACGGATATATACGATCCTTCTTTAAAAAATGTCACGCAGCTTATTTCTTCTAAAGTTGCTATGCTTGAAGGCCTATTAGCTACGACTTACTATCACTCGCCAAGCGATGATTTATTCATTACAGGAATTACAGGGACAAATGGAAAGACCACGACCTCTTTTTTAATTAAACACCTTCTGGATAGTCTAAAACATTCTACCGGCCTAATTGGAACGATTGAATACATTATCGGCAAACACCGTTATCAGGCGACAAGAACAACGCCAGACGTGCTCGCAAATCAAAAGATGCTTCGCGAGATGCTCTTGCAAAACTGTACAGACGCCGTAATGGAAGTGACTTCACATGCATTAGATCAAGGCCGGGTGGCAGGGATTGAATTTGACGTTGCTATTTTTACGAATTTAACACTAGATCACTTAGACTACCACAAATCCATGGATGACTATTGCAGGGCTAAAAATCGGCTGTTTCGGCAGCTGAGTCTGCCTGGAAAAAAAAATAAGAAGGTCGCGATTATCAACCTCGATTGCCCGTGGAGCTCAAAGATTATAGAAGGGTGCACGGCACATATTCTCACCTATGGAATTGAAAATGATGCCGCATTGACAGCTTCAGAAATTGAGTTTAATGCTCAAGGGACGAAATTTATGATTTCTTATAAAGGCCAAAAGTATCTTTGTAAGAATCCTTTAATCGGTAGGTTTAATATTTACAATTGCTTAGCTGCAATTGCTGCTCTTATTGCCCGAGGCAAAAAAATAGAAGAGGTTCTCCCATTTTTAGAGTCCCTCCCCTCTGTTCCGGGGCGTTTAGAGCGTGTTCCTAATTCTCTTGGAATTAATGTCTATGTTGACTTTGCCCATTCTGATGATTCGTTAATAAATGTATTGAAAACTTTGCAAGAAGTAAAAAAAGGGAAAATGATCACTGTTTTTGGCTGTGGTGGCGATAGAGATCGTTTGAAGCGTCCCAAAATGGCAATGGCAGCAGAAGCTAACTCTGATTTATGCATTGTCACCTCTGATAATCCTCGTTCAGAAGATCCTGTAAGCATTTGTGCTGAAATCACGAAGGGGTTTGCGGACCCTAGCAAGTACATTGTAGAAATTGATCGCAAAAAAGCCATTTCTCTTGCCATTGAGCATGCTCATTCAAATGACATTGTCTTGATAGCTGGAAAAGGCCATGAAACATACCAAATTTTTGCCCATAAAACCCTAGAATTTGATGACCGTAAAGTTGCCTATCAAATATGTCAGGAAAGATCCTAA